The genomic segment GAAAAATTCACCTTGCAGATTGAACACAGCGATGGGGCGCCCCTTCACCGTCACCAATTTGCGGTCGCCGGGGGGGACATCGGCGACTTTTGCAACAACGTGCCTATCCATCTTCACTTCAATCCGTAGAGGGCTTTGGCATTGCCCGCCAAAATAGCCTGTTGTTTCTCCGCGCTGAGGGCGAGCTTGCTCAGGACGAAGCGTGGATCGTCGAAATCCCAATGGGGATAGTCGGTCGAGAACATGATGCGGTCGCAGCCGACGAATTCGAAGGTCTCGGCGAGGTCGCTGTCCTTGTCGGGCTCGTCGAGCGGCTGCGTCGTCAACCAGATGTGGTCATGGATATATTCGGACGGCAGGCGCTTGAGATGCGGCACCTCGGCTTTCAGGCGCTTGTAATGCTTGTCGAGCCGCCATTTCAGCGCCGGCATCCAGGCAACGCCGCCTTCGACCAGCACGACGCGCAGGGTCGGGAAGCGCTCGAACACGCCTTCCAGCACCAGGCTGGTGACGAGTTGCTGCATGCCCTGCACGTTGGTGTGCTGTTCCTCGATATAATAGGAGGGGTAGCCGCTGGCGGTGGCGGGATAGCCGTTTATGCCGCCGACATGAAGCGCGAGTGGCCGGTTGGCGGCAACCGCCGCCTCGTAGATCGGCCAGTAGCGTTTGCGGCCGAGCGGCTCGAGCGAGCGCGGCGGCAGCATGATCTGGGCGAAACGTTCGTCGCCGGCGCGCTTCTCGATTTCGGCGATGGCGGCTTCCGGATCTTCCTGGGTGACGACGATGGAGGCGCGCAGGCGCGGCTCCGGCGTCACCCATTTGGCGATCTGCCAGTCGTTGACGGCGGTCGCGAGGGCCGCGCCATAACCGAGATTACGCTGATTGCCGGGGCCGCGATTGAGCGGCATCAGCATGCCATAGGCGACGCCATTGGCGTCGAGATGCTGGGCGCGCATGAAGTCGAGATCGGAGCCGGGCGGGCCTTTCGGCGGCCAGGAATCGGCGCGCGACACTTCCGGCGACATGCGCGGATGCGACAGGGTGTCGGCGAAGGCCTGGCGGTAGTTGCCGCCGAAGGTCTTCACATGCTCGCGCCAGCGTTCCGGCAGGAACGGATGGAT from the Beijerinckia sp. 28-YEA-48 genome contains:
- a CDS encoding amidohydrolase family protein, producing the protein MSTTGSITAERQPQVARPQRQKLSVVDCDIHPGFSTPEEIHPFLPERWREHVKTFGGNYRQAFADTLSHPRMSPEVSRADSWPPKGPPGSDLDFMRAQHLDANGVAYGMLMPLNRGPGNQRNLGYGAALATAVNDWQIAKWVTPEPRLRASIVVTQEDPEAAIAEIEKRAGDERFAQIMLPPRSLEPLGRKRYWPIYEAAVAANRPLALHVGGINGYPATASGYPSYYIEEQHTNVQGMQQLVTSLVLEGVFERFPTLRVVLVEGGVAWMPALKWRLDKHYKRLKAEVPHLKRLPSEYIHDHIWLTTQPLDEPDKDSDLAETFEFVGCDRIMFSTDYPHWDFDDPRFVLSKLALSAEKQQAILAGNAKALYGLK